Proteins from a single region of Hordeum vulgare subsp. vulgare chromosome 6H, MorexV3_pseudomolecules_assembly, whole genome shotgun sequence:
- the LOC123402267 gene encoding receptor-like protein EIX2, whose protein sequence is MAKASMDMLQLSCIQITIALLLFTQAKSTTKEISALHPDDAVPSCVAGERSALLAFRAGLSDPGNLLSSWKGDDCCRWKGVYCSNRTSHVVKLDLQGSDDYRQALAGNISSSLLGLQHLRYLDLSDNGFDKIQIPEFMGSLHQLRYLDLSSSQFIGRIPPQLGWIGEKLSSLSFLRLRSNMFHGQIPVELTKLVDLQYLDLAYNNLSGSVPRSIVNCTGMTQRRDNDDLRDAFSAGVYSAGNYLVDYTENLTVLTKGQERLYTGEIIYMVNLDFSCNSLMGEIPEEISALVALKSLNLSWNKFNGKIPENIGALMQVESLDLSHNDLSGEIPSSLSTLTSLSRLNLSYNNLRGKIPTGNQLQTLEDPASIYIGNPGLCGSPLSWNCSHPEQVPTTRERKGDAMSDMVSFSLATGSGYVMGLWVVFCTFLFKRRWRAAWYSLCDNLYDHVYVQVAVTWASFRGRING, encoded by the exons ATGGCTAAAGCATCCATGGACATGCTTCAACTCTCCTGCATCCAAATAACCATAGCCTTGCTCTTGTTCACTCAAGCCAAGAGCACCACAAAGGAGATATCTGCCCTGCATCCAGACGATGCGGTCCCCAGCTGTGTCGCCGGTGAGAGGTCTGCCCTTCTTGCCTTCAGGGCAGGCTTATCAGACCCTGGTAACCTCCTTTCGTCATGGAAGGGCGATGACTGCTGCCGATGGAAGGGTGTCTACTGCAGCAACAGAACCAGTCATGTTGTCAAGCTCGATCTCCAAGGCTCTGATGATTACAGGCAGGCGCTAGCAGGCAACATAAGCTCCTCCTTGCTTGGTTTACAACATCTACGCTATCTCGATCTCAGCGACAACGGGTTTGACAAGATACAAATACCGGAGTTCATGGGTTCTCTCCATCAGCTGAGATATCTCGACCTATCAAGCTCACAGTTCATTGGAAGGATACCACCGCAGCTGG GATGGATTGGGGAGAAGCTATCATCTTTGTCATTCTTACGACTGAGATCCAATATGTTTCATGGTCAAATTCCAGTCGAGCTTACGAAGCTTGTTGATCTTCAATATCTGGACCTTGCCTACAATAACTTATCAGGGAGCGTACCGAGATCTATTGTTAACTGTACAGGCATGACACAAAGAAGAGACAATGATGATCTTCGGGATGCATTCTCTGCTGGAGTATATTCGGCTGGCAATTACCTAGTTGACTATACCGAGAATTTAACAGTACTGACGAAAGGTCAAGAGAGATTATATACAGGAGAAATCATATATATGGTGAATCTTGATTTTTCTTGTAATAGTCTTATGGGAGAGATTCCCGAAGAAATCAGCGCTCTTGTAGCATTGAAGAGCCTAAACTTATCATGGAACAAATTCAATGGAAAAATCCCTGAGAATATCGGCGCCTTAATGCAGGTGGAGTCACTTGACCTATCGCACAATGATTTGTCCGGTGAAATCCCTTCAAGCTTATCGACTCTCACATCACTGAGTCGCTTGAACCTGTCCTACAACAATCTGAGAGGAAAGATACCGACAGGAAATCAACTGCAAACACTTGAGGACCCTGCATCTATTTATATCGGCAACCCGGGCCTTTGCGGTTCTCCTCTCTCATGGAATTGTTCACATCCCGAGCAAGTTCCAACTACCAGAGAGCGCAAGGGGGATGCAATGAGCGACATGGTTTCGTTTTCCCTCGCCACCGGGTCTGGATATGTGATGGGTCTGTGGGTGGTCTTTTGCACCTTCTTGTTCAAGAGGAGATGGAGAGCTGCTTGGTACTCGCTGTGCGACAATTTGTATGACCATGTTTATGTGCAAGTGGCTGTTACCTGGGCTTCCTTTAGAGGTAGAATTAATGGGTAG
- the LOC123402263 gene encoding receptor-like protein EIX2, giving the protein MAKSPMDTLHFSCIQIAIALLLFTQAKSTTEDTLSALHPNDAVASCVAGERSALLAFRAGLSDPANLLSSWKGDDCCRWKGVYCSNRTGHVVKLDLRGPDFVEVLGGNIRSYGEKREVLAGNISSSLLRLQHLRYLDLSYNGFDEMQIPEFMGSLHQLRYLDLSSSQFIGRIPPQLGNLSNLRYLNLDSYSDTYSTDITWLSQLTSVEHLDMTGVNLSAIVHWLPVVNMLPTLKVLRLVNCQLRSSPDSIQFSNLTSLETLDLAGNNFHKRSIPNWFWDLTGLKNLYISSSGFYGPFPDEIGNMTSIVELRLQANNLVGMIPSNLKNLCNLDTLDFSLNNINGSIAELFHRLPNCSQNKLKDLVLLDSNLTGSLPTTIVEPLRNLRWLVLAENKLTGHVPVWIGDLKQLTMLDLSSNNLDGVMHEGHLSRLAMLEKLILSDNSIAITVSPTWVPPFSLNWIELQSCQLGPKFPMWLKWQTPVVSLDISYASINDMVPGWFWIATSSLEYLNIRNNQITGVLPSTMEFMRAKVMDFSSNQLGGPIPKLPINLTDLDLSWNNLVGPLPLDFGAPGLETLFLYDNMISGAIPSSLCKLRLLRKLNLSRNNLNGSITDCLVDKSSTNMPDLSIVNLSLRDNNLSGDFPLLLRKCPQLIFLDLGHNQFSGALPPWIGEKLSSLSFLGLRSNMFRGHIPVELTKLVDLQNLDLAYNNISGIIPTSIVNWTGMTRTSNNVFDLENALATQRGSIAYQEIDYTENFTILTKGQERFYTREIIYMFNLDLSCNSLTGEIPEEIGNLVELKNLNLSWNKFDGKIPDNVGALIQVESLDLSHNDLSGEIPPSLSALMSLSRLNLSYNNLRGKIPTGNQLQTLEDPASIYIGNPGLCGPPLSWNCSQAKLAIREHQGDASGNMVSFFLASGSGYMMGLWVVLCTFLFKRRWRTAWYSFCDSLYDWAYVQVAVTSASLRGKING; this is encoded by the coding sequence ATGGCAAAATCTCCAATGGACACACTTCACTTCTCCTGCATCCAAATAGCCATAGCCTTGCTCTTGTTCACTCAAGCCAAGAGCACCACGGAGGACACATTATCTGCCCTGCATCCAAACGATGCGGTCGCCAGCTGTGTTGCCGGTGAGAGGTCTGCCCTTCTTGCCTTCAGGGCAGGCCTATCAGACCCTGCCAACCTCCTTTCGTCTTGGAAGGGTGACGACTGCTGCCGGTGGAAGGGCGTCTACTGCAGCAACAGAACCGGCCATGTTGTCAAGCTCGATCTCCGAGGCCCTGATTTTGTGGAGGTGCTAGGAGGCAACATAAGAAGTTATGGGGAGAAAAGGGAGGTGCTAGCAGGTAACATAAGCTCCTCGTTGCTTCGTTTACAACACCTACGGTATCTCGACCTCAGCTACAACGGGTTTGATGAGATGCAAATACCGGAGTTCATGGGTTCTCTCCATCAGCTGAGATATCTCGACCTATCAAGCTCACAGTTCATTGGAAGGATACCACCGCAGCTGGGTAATCTCTCCAACTTACGGTACCTAAATCTTGACTCCTACTCAGACACATATTCCACTGATATCACCTGGTTATCCCAGTTAACTTCGGTTGAGCACCTGGATATGACTGGGGTGAACCTCAGTGCAATTGTTCACTGGCTTCCGGTTGTGAACATGCTTCCAACTCTGAAAGTTCTCCGTCTTGTCAATTGCCAACTTAGAAGTAGCCCTGATTCTATTCAGTTCTCAAATTTGACATCTCTTGAAACACTCGACCTTGCGGGCAACAACTTCCATAAGCGTAGCATCCCTAACTGGTTTTGGGATCTAACTGGCCTAAAAAATCTATATATCTCGTCTAGTGGTTTCTATGGCCCGTTTCCGGACGAGATAGGTAATATGACCTCGATTGTGGAGCTTCGGTTACAAGCTAACAACCTTGTGGGCATGATACCATCCAACTTAAAGAACCTATGTAATTTGGATACATTAGATTTTTCTCTGAACAATATAAACGGGAGTATAGCAGAGTTATTCCATCGATTACCAAACTGTTCACAGAATAAACTaaaagacttggttctactggaTAGCAATCTGACTGGAAGCCTGCCGACTACAATAGTAGAGCCCTTGAGAAACTTGAGATGGCTGGTTCTTGCTGAGAACAAACTCACTGGTCATGTCCCGGTGTGGATAGGAGATCTCAAACAGCTAACGATGTTGGACCTTAGCTCTAATAACCTGGACGGTGTCATGCATGAAGGCCATTTATCACGTCTAGCTATGTTAGAGAAATTGATATTGTCAGACAACTCCATTGCCATCACAGTGAGTCCAACTTGGGTTCCTCCTTTCAGCCTAAATTGGATTGAACTTCAGTCCTGTCAGCTAGGGCCTAAATTCCCAATGTGGCTTAAATGGCAAACACCCGTGGTGAGTCTTGATATATCATACGCAAGCATAAATGACATGGTACCAGGTTGGTTTTGGATAGCAACTTCCTCACTAGAGTATCTGAATATTCGAAATAATCAAATTACAGGAGTGCTCCCATCAACAATGGAATTTATGAGAGCAAAGGTAATGGATTTCAGTTCTAACCAGCTTGGTGGTCCAATACCTAAACTTCCCATCAATCTAACCGACCTGGATCTCAGTTGGAACAATCTAGTTGGGCCACTACCATTAGACTTTGGAGCTCCAGGGCTTGAAACACTTTTTCTATATGACAACATGATCTCTGGGGCCATTCCATCTTCTTTGTGCAAGTTGCGATTATTGCGGAAGTTAAATCTATCAAGAAATAACCTCAATGGATCAATTACTGATTGCCTAGTCGACAAGTCCAGCACAAATATGCCAGATCTGAGCATTGTTAATCTAAGCTTAAGAGACAACAACCTCTCGGgtgattttcctttgcttttgcgAAAATGCCCACAACTCATCTTTCTTGATCTCGGACACAATCAATTTTCTGGGGCTTTACCACCATggattggggagaagctgtcatcTTTGTCTTTCTTAGGACTGAGATCCAATATGTTTCGTGGTCACATTCCTGTCGAGCTTACGAAGCTTGTTGATCTTCAGAATTTGGACCTTGCCTACAATAATATATCAGGGATCATACCGACATCTATTGTTAATTGGACAGGCATGACACGAACAAGCAATAACGTTTTTGATCTTGAGAATGCATTAGCTACTCAAAGAGGAAGTATTGCATATCAAGAAATTGACTATACTGAGAATTTCACGATACTCACGAAAGGTCAAGAGAGATTTTATACACGAGAGATCATATACATGTTCAATCTTGATTTATCTTGTAATAGTCTTACTGGAGAGATTCCTGAAGAAATCGGCAATCTTGTGGAACTGAAGAACCTGAACCTATCATGGAACAAATTCGATGGAAAAATCCCTGACAATGTTGGTGCCTTAATTCAAGTGGAGTCACTCGACCTATCACACAATGATTTGTCTGGTGAAATACCTCCAAGCTTATCGGCTCTCATGTCACTCAGTCGCTTGAACCTGTCCTACAACAATCTGAGAGGAAAGATACCAACAGGAAATCAACTGCAAACACTCGAAGACCCGGCATCTATTTATATCGGCAATCCGGGCCTCTGCGGTCCTCCTCTCTCGTGGAATTGTTCACAGGCCAAGCTAGCTATTCGAGAGCACCAGGGAGATGCAAGCGGCAACATGGTTTCATTTTTCCTTGCCTCGGGTTCTGGATATATGATGGGTCTCTGGGTGGTCTTGTGCACCTTCTTGTTCAAGAGGAGATGGAGAACTGCTTGGTACTCGTTCTGCGACAGCTTGTATGATTGGGCTTATGTGCAAGTGGCTGTTACCTCGGCTTCCTTGAGAGGTAAAATTAATGGGTAG
- the LOC123402264 gene encoding receptor-like protein EIX1, translating to MAKTIMYTLQLSCIQIAIALLLFTQAKGTTEDTSALHPNDAPASCVAGERSALLSFRAGLSDPCSLLSSWKGDDCCRWKGVYCSNRTGHVVKLDLQGSDDYRQALAGNISSSLLGLQHLRYLDLSDNGFYKIQIPEFMGSLHQLRYLDLSSSLFIGRIPPQLGNLSNLQYLNLESYSDTYSTDISWLSRLTSLEHLDMSQVNLSTIVHWLPVVNMLPTLKFLGLSACQLRTCPDSLQLSNLTSLETLDLSDNQFHKRSRPNWFWDLTSLKYLYIWENGFYGPFPDEIGNMTAIVELDFIYNNLVGMLPPSMKNLCNLEKLASAGNNMNGSITELFHRLPNCSWNKLQDLFLAESNLTGSLPSIPVQRLSNLSRLYLANNSLTGHVPVWIGELKQLTTLALNSNNLDGVIHEGHLSRLEMLEKLVLSDNSIAIRVSPKWVPPFSLKQIHLRSCQLGPKFPTWLRWQTHVWSLDISNTSINDMIPDWFWISASSVEYLNVQNNQITGVLPSTMEFMRGKGMDFSSNQLGGPIPKLPINITGLDLSQNNLVGPLPLDFGAPRLETLLLYNNMISGVIPSSLCKLQSLQLLDLSRNNLNGSITDCLVNESSTSMTGLSITNLSLRNNNLSGAFPLLLQKCTRLMFLDLSNNQFYGTLPAWIGEKLLSLSFLRLRSNMFHGHIPVELTKLVNLQYLDLAYNNISGSIPRSIGNCTGMTQTRGNSDNLQYAFNYISGVNDNVLVVYSENFTVLTKEIPEEISALVALKSLNLSWNKFNGKIPENIGALMQVESLDLSHNDLSGEIPSSLSTLTSLSRLNLSYNNLRGKIPTGNQLQTLEDPASIYIGNPGLCGSPLSWNCSHPEQVPTTRERKGDAMSDMVSFSLATGSGYVMGLWVVFCTFLFKRRWRAAWYSLCDNLYDHVYVQVAVTWASFRDKEGETGDRS from the exons ATGGCAAAAACAATCATGTACACGCTCCAGCTCTCCTGCATCCAAATAGCCATAGCCTTGCTCTTGTTCACTCAAGCCAAGGGCACCACAGAGGATACATCTGCCCTGCATCCAAACGATGCGCCCGCCAGCTGTGTTGCCGGTGAGAGGTCTGCCCTTCTTTCCTTCAGGGCAGGCTTATCAGACCCTTGTAGCCTCCTTTCGTCATGGAAGGGCGATGACTGCTGCCGATGGAAGGGCGTCTACTGCAGCAACAGAACCGGTCATGTTGTCAAGCTCGATCTCCAAGGCTCTGATGATTACAGGCAGGCGCTAGCAGGCAACATAAGCTCCTCCTTGCTTGGTTTACAACATCTACGCTATCTCGATCTCAGCGACAACGGGTTTTACAAGATACAAATACCGGAGTTCATGGGTTCTCTCCATCAGCTGAGATATCTCGACCTATCAAGCTCACTGTTCATTGGAAGGATACCACCGCAGCTGGGTAATCTCTCCAACTTACAGTACCTAAATCTTGAGTCCTACTCAGACACATATTCCACTGATATCAGCTGGTTGTCACGGTTAACTTCCCTTGAACACCTAGATATGTCTCAGGTGAACCTCAGTACAATTGTTCACTGGCTTCCGGTTGTGAACATGCTTccaactctgaaatttcttggtcTTTCCGCTTGCCAACTTAGAACTTGCCCTGATTCTCTTCAGCTCTCAAATCTGACATCTCTTGAAACACTCGACCTTTCAGATAACCAGTTCCATAAGCGTAGCAGGCCCAACTGGTTCTGGGATTTAACTAGCCTCAAGTACCTATATATCTGGGAAAATGGTTTCTATGGCCCGTTTCCAGACGAGATAGGTAATATGACCGCCATTGTGGAGCTTGATTTCATATATAATAACCTTGTGGGCATGTTACCTCCCAGTATGAAGAACCTATGTAATTTGGAGAAATTGGCTTCCGCCGGGAACAATATGAACGGGAGTATAACAGAATTATTCCATCGATTACCCAATTGTTCATGGAATAAACTACAAGACTTGTTTCTAGCGGAGAGTAATCTGACTGGAAGCCTGCCATCTATACCGGTACAAAGATTAAGCAACCTGAGCCGACTGTATCTCGCTAATAACAGCCTCACTGGTCATGTCCCGGTGTGGATAGGAGAGCTCAAACAGCTAACGACGTTGGCCCTTAACTCTAATAACCTGGATGGCGTCATCCATGAAGGCCATTTATCACGTCTAGAGATGTTAGAGAAATTGGTATTGTCAGACAACTCCATAGCCATCAGAGTGAGTCCAAAATGGGTTCCTCCTTTCAGTCTGAAACAGATTCACCTTCGTTCCTGTCAGCTAGGGCCTAAATTCCCAACGTGGCTTAGATGGCAAACACACGTATGGAGTCTTGATATATCAAACACAAGCATAAATGACATGATACCGGATTGGTTTTGGATATCAGCTTCCTCGGTAGAGTATCTGAATGTCCAAAATAATCAGATCACAGGAGTCCTACCATCAACAATGGAATTTATGAGGGGAAAAGGAATGGATTTCAGTTCTAACCAGCTTGGTGGTCCAATACCTAAGCTTCCCATCAATATAACCGGCCTGGATCTCAGTCAGAACAACTTAGTTGGCCCACTACCATTAGACTTTGGAGCACCAAGACTTGAAACACTTCTTCTATACAATAATATGATCTCTGGCGTCATTCCATCTTCTTTGTGCAAGTTGCAATCATTGCAGCTGCTAGATCTATCAAGAAATAATCTCAATGGGTCAATTACTGATTGCCTAGTCAACGAGTCCAGCACAAGCATGACAGGTCTTAGTATCACTAATCTAAGCTTAAGAAACAACAACCTCTCGGGCGCATTTCCTTTGCTGCTGCAGAAATGTACACGACTCATGTTTCTTGATCTCAGCAATAATCAGTTCTATGGGACTTTACCAGCATGGATTGGGGAGAAGCTACTGTCTTTGTCATTCTTACGACTGAGATCCAATATGTTTCATGGTCACATTCCAGTCGAGCTTACGAAGCTTGTTAATCTCCAATATTTGGACCTGGCATACAACAATATATCAGGGAGCATACCGAGATCTATTGGTAATTGCACAGGCATGACACAAACAAGAGGTAACTCTGATAATCTTCAGTATGCCTTCAATTATATATCTGGGGTTAATGACAATGTACTAGTTGTCTACAGTGAGAATTTCACAGTGCTCACAAAAG AGATTCCCGAAGAAATCAGCGCTCTTGTAGCATTGAAGAGCCTAAACTTATCATGGAACAAATTCAATGGAAAAATCCCTGAGAATATCGGCGCCTTAATGCAGGTGGAGTCACTTGACCTATCGCACAATGATTTGTCCGGTGAAATCCCTTCAAGCTTATCGACTCTCACATCACTGAGTCGCTTGAACCTGTCCTACAACAATCTGAGAGGAAAGATACCGACAGGAAATCAACTGCAAACACTTGAGGACCCTGCATCTATTTATATCGGCAACCCGGGCCTTTGCGGTTCTCCTCTCTCATGGAATTGTTCACATCCCGAGCAAGTTCCAACTACCAGAGAGCGCAAGGGGGATGCAATGAGCGACATGGTTTCGTTTTCCCTCGCCACCGGGTCTGGATATGTGATGGGTCTGTGGGTGGTCTTTTGCACCTTCTTGTTCAAGAGGAGATGGAGAGCTGCTTGGTACTCGCTGTGCGACAATTTGTATGACCATGTTTATGTGCAAGTGGCTGTTACCTGGGCTTCCTTTAGAG ATAAGGAGGGTGAAACCGGTGATAGAAGCTGA